In Mesorhizobium sp. 113-3-3, a genomic segment contains:
- a CDS encoding acetyl-CoA carboxylase biotin carboxylase subunit — protein sequence MFTKILIANRGEIACRVIKTARKMGIATVAVYSDADRDAVHVEMADEAVHIGPSPAAQSYLVPEKIIAACKETGAQAVHPGYGFLSERAAFCEALEKEGIVFIGPKPKAIKAMGDKIESKKFANAAEVSTVPGWLGVIENADHAEKIAGEIGYPVMIKASAGGGGKGMRIAWNQSEVRDGFDRARSEAKSSFGDDRVFIEKFVVDPRHIEIQVLADAHGNALYLGERECSIQRRNQKVAEEAPSPFLDAKTRKAMGEQSVALARAVDYQSAGTVEFIVDKDKNFYFLEMNTRLQVEHPVTELVTGIDLVEQMIRVAAGEKLGLKQSDIKLDGWAVESRLYAEDPYRNFLPSIGRLTRYRPPEEGQFGDVVIRNDTGVTEGSEISMFYDPMLAKLCTWAPTRLEAIDAMSEALDSFVVDGIEHNIPFLAALMQHPRWREGAISTGFIAEEYPDGFAPVVPSGEEKAVLASIVTAVELLRRDRLDRLGGRLAPHSGVLKRDWVVKIGEDHLQASILEGMISIPMEIDLSIDGGKALTVSSDWRPGDLIWRGTVGKRSVVAQIRPVANGLRIAWKGMSVTARAMLPRIAELERLMPEKVAPDTSKLLLCPMPGLVVSIAVAEGQEVKAGETLAVVEAMKMENVLRAERDLVVSKLNAKPGDSLAVDAVIMEFA from the coding sequence ATGTTCACGAAAATCCTGATCGCCAATCGTGGCGAGATCGCCTGTCGCGTCATCAAGACGGCGCGCAAGATGGGGATTGCCACAGTCGCGGTCTATTCCGATGCCGATCGCGATGCCGTGCATGTTGAGATGGCCGACGAGGCGGTGCATATCGGGCCTTCGCCGGCCGCGCAGAGTTATCTTGTCCCTGAGAAGATCATCGCGGCTTGCAAGGAAACCGGGGCTCAGGCTGTGCATCCCGGTTATGGCTTCCTGTCCGAGCGCGCTGCCTTCTGCGAAGCGCTGGAGAAGGAAGGCATCGTCTTCATCGGCCCGAAGCCCAAGGCGATCAAGGCGATGGGCGACAAGATCGAATCGAAGAAGTTCGCCAACGCGGCCGAGGTTTCGACCGTGCCCGGCTGGCTTGGCGTCATCGAGAATGCCGACCACGCCGAAAAGATCGCCGGCGAGATCGGCTATCCCGTGATGATCAAGGCCTCGGCCGGCGGCGGCGGCAAGGGCATGCGCATTGCCTGGAACCAGTCCGAAGTGCGCGACGGTTTTGACCGCGCTCGCTCCGAGGCCAAGAGTTCGTTCGGCGACGACCGTGTGTTCATCGAAAAGTTCGTTGTTGATCCGCGCCATATCGAGATCCAGGTGCTGGCCGACGCGCATGGCAACGCGCTCTATCTCGGCGAGCGCGAATGCTCGATCCAGCGCCGCAACCAGAAGGTGGCGGAAGAGGCGCCGTCGCCGTTCCTCGACGCCAAGACGCGCAAGGCGATGGGCGAACAGTCGGTGGCGCTGGCCAGGGCCGTCGACTACCAGAGCGCCGGCACGGTCGAGTTCATCGTCGACAAGGACAAGAACTTCTATTTCCTTGAAATGAATACACGATTGCAGGTCGAGCATCCGGTGACCGAGCTTGTCACCGGCATCGATCTGGTCGAGCAGATGATCCGCGTCGCCGCCGGCGAAAAGCTTGGCCTGAAGCAAAGCGACATCAAGCTGGATGGCTGGGCGGTGGAAAGCCGGCTCTATGCCGAGGATCCCTATCGCAATTTCCTGCCGTCGATCGGCCGGCTGACGCGCTACCGGCCGCCGGAGGAAGGGCAATTCGGCGATGTCGTCATCCGCAACGACACCGGCGTCACCGAGGGTTCCGAGATTTCGATGTTCTATGACCCGATGCTCGCCAAACTGTGCACCTGGGCGCCGACACGGCTCGAGGCAATCGATGCCATGTCGGAAGCGCTCGACAGCTTTGTCGTCGACGGCATCGAGCACAACATTCCGTTCCTGGCGGCGCTGATGCAGCATCCGCGCTGGCGGGAAGGGGCGATATCGACCGGCTTCATCGCCGAGGAATACCCCGACGGTTTTGCGCCCGTCGTGCCGAGCGGCGAAGAAAAGGCCGTTCTCGCCTCGATCGTGACCGCGGTGGAACTGTTGCGCCGCGACCGGCTCGACCGGCTGGGCGGGCGGCTGGCACCGCATTCGGGCGTGCTCAAGCGCGACTGGGTGGTGAAGATCGGCGAGGACCATCTCCAGGCGTCCATCCTCGAAGGCATGATTTCCATTCCGATGGAGATCGACCTGTCGATCGACGGCGGCAAGGCGCTGACCGTTTCATCCGACTGGCGGCCGGGCGACCTGATCTGGCGCGGCACGGTCGGCAAACGCTCCGTCGTCGCCCAGATCCGGCCCGTCGCCAACGGTCTTCGCATCGCCTGGAAAGGCATGTCGGTGACCGCGCGCGCCATGCTGCCGCGTATCGCCGAGCTCGAAAGACTGATGCCGGAAAAAGTGGCGCCGGACACGTCGAAACTGCTGCTGTGCCCGATGCCCGGCCTCGTCGTGTCGATCGCCGTCGCCGAAGGCCAGGAGGTCAAGGCCGGCGAGACCTTGGCCGTGGTCGAGGCGATGAAGATGGAAAACGTGCTGCGCGCCGAACGCGACCTGGTCGTGTCGAAGCTCAACGCCAAGCCGGGCGACAGCCTGGCGGTGGACGCCGTGATCATGGAATTCGCCTGA
- the dnaE gene encoding DNA polymerase III subunit alpha, with the protein MADDRLPRDPLKREAAIAAARPEVPARPFVHLRVHSAYSLLEGALQLGKIVGHAVKDEAPAIAVTDTNNLFGALEFAQKAVKDGIQPIIGCQIALAFSGENSDGQRDRRRQGPEMRPVVLLAATEAGYSNLVRLVSRVYLETPPGEAVHLTTEMLEGKADGLICLSGGPRGPIGNALKEDRRDLAEVRLLALKALFGDRLYVELDRVAGYDRVIEHQTIDLAYANELPLVATNEAFFSSRDDYEAHDALIAIAEGSIVAVDTRRRLSPDNFLRSQADMAKLFADLPEAIDNTVEIAQRCSYYPKTRSPILPRFTGGDASDKDAAEKAEAAELARQAREGLDARLALHGPTPGYTVEQYRERLEFELGIIEKMKFPGYFLIVADFIKWAKAQGIPVGPGRGSGAGSLVAYSTTITDIDPLRFSLLFERFLNPDRVSMPDFDIDFCQDRREEVIRYVQQKYGRDQVGQIITFGTLQARAVLRDVGRVLQMPYGQVDKLSKMVPQNPANPVKLADAIANEPRFAEEAEKEPIVQTLLDMAQKLEGLYRHASTHAAGIVIGDRPLSELVPMYRDPRSDMPVTQFNMKYVEQAGLVKFDFLGLKTLTVLETAVKLIRRRGIDIDLATIPLDDPETYAMLSRGEVVGVFQVESAGMRKALIGMRPDCIEDIIALVALYRPGPMENIPTYNARKHGEEEMASIHPKIDHLVKETQGVIVYQEQVMQIAQELSGYSLGEADLLRRAMGKKIRAEMDKQRERFVSGAVERGVSKPQADFIFDLLAKFADYGFNKSHAAAYAVVSYQTAYLKAHYPVEFLAASMTLDMGNTDKLADFRQDALRLGIEVLAPSVMTSFRPFEVGENRIYYSMAALKGVGDAAVEHIVAVRGEKPFKNLADFCERVDPKIVGKRVFESLIMAGALDCFGHDRAQLLAGVERMMGLASLAQQNAVSGQADIFGASLGAQSQALNLPVTDPWLAADRLHREFQVVGFYLSAHPLDEYKAALQKMRVQNWAEFSAAVKRGASAGRLAGTVTSKQERKTRTGNKMGVVAFSDTSGQYEAVLFSEALAQYRDLLEAGRSVVITVAAEDRPEGVNLRINSVQSLEEEASRIQKALRIFVRNDGPASIIQSQLTQRGESQVSIIVIKEEAQGEVEIALQGGYRVSPQIASAMRAVPGVVEVELV; encoded by the coding sequence ATGGCGGATGACAGACTTCCACGCGATCCTCTGAAGCGCGAAGCCGCGATTGCGGCTGCGCGTCCGGAGGTGCCGGCGCGGCCCTTCGTGCATCTGCGCGTGCATTCGGCCTATTCGCTGCTCGAGGGCGCGCTTCAGCTCGGCAAGATCGTTGGTCACGCGGTGAAGGACGAGGCGCCTGCGATTGCCGTCACCGACACCAACAATCTTTTCGGCGCGCTGGAATTCGCGCAGAAGGCGGTCAAGGACGGCATCCAGCCGATCATCGGCTGCCAGATTGCGCTCGCCTTTTCCGGTGAAAACAGCGACGGCCAGCGCGATCGCCGCCGGCAAGGCCCGGAGATGCGGCCGGTCGTGCTGCTCGCCGCGACCGAAGCCGGATATTCCAATCTGGTCAGGCTGGTCAGCCGCGTTTATCTGGAAACGCCGCCCGGCGAGGCCGTGCACCTGACAACCGAGATGCTGGAGGGTAAGGCCGATGGGCTGATCTGCCTGAGCGGCGGGCCGCGCGGCCCGATCGGCAACGCCTTGAAGGAGGATCGCCGCGATCTGGCCGAGGTGCGGCTTTTGGCGCTCAAGGCACTGTTCGGCGACCGGCTCTATGTCGAGCTGGACCGGGTCGCGGGCTACGATCGGGTCATCGAGCATCAGACGATCGATCTCGCCTATGCGAATGAGCTTCCGCTGGTCGCCACCAATGAAGCGTTTTTCTCGTCGCGCGACGATTATGAGGCGCATGACGCGCTGATTGCCATTGCCGAGGGCTCCATTGTTGCCGTCGACACCCGCCGCCGGCTGTCGCCGGACAATTTCCTGCGCAGCCAGGCCGACATGGCAAAGCTGTTCGCCGACCTGCCGGAAGCGATCGACAACACGGTCGAGATCGCGCAGCGCTGTTCCTATTATCCGAAGACCCGCAGCCCGATCCTGCCGCGCTTCACCGGCGGTGATGCCTCCGACAAGGACGCGGCCGAAAAGGCCGAGGCCGCCGAGCTCGCCCGCCAGGCGCGGGAAGGGCTCGACGCGCGGCTCGCCCTGCACGGACCGACGCCGGGCTACACGGTCGAGCAATATCGCGAGCGGCTCGAATTCGAGCTCGGCATCATCGAGAAGATGAAATTCCCGGGCTACTTCCTGATCGTTGCCGACTTCATCAAATGGGCCAAGGCGCAAGGCATTCCGGTCGGGCCGGGCCGTGGTTCGGGCGCCGGGTCGCTGGTCGCCTATTCGACGACCATCACCGATATCGATCCGCTGCGCTTCTCGCTGCTGTTCGAGCGCTTCCTCAATCCCGACCGCGTGTCGATGCCCGACTTCGACATCGACTTCTGCCAGGATCGTCGCGAAGAGGTGATCCGCTACGTCCAGCAGAAATACGGCCGCGACCAGGTCGGACAGATCATCACTTTCGGTACGCTGCAGGCCCGCGCCGTGCTGCGCGACGTCGGCCGCGTGCTGCAGATGCCCTATGGCCAGGTCGACAAGCTGTCGAAAATGGTGCCGCAGAACCCTGCCAATCCGGTCAAGCTCGCGGATGCCATCGCCAACGAGCCGCGTTTTGCCGAAGAGGCCGAGAAGGAGCCGATCGTCCAGACGCTGCTCGACATGGCGCAGAAGCTGGAAGGGCTGTACCGCCACGCCTCGACACACGCCGCCGGCATCGTCATCGGCGACCGGCCACTGTCGGAACTGGTACCGATGTACCGCGATCCGCGCTCCGACATGCCGGTCACCCAGTTCAACATGAAATATGTCGAGCAAGCCGGGCTGGTGAAGTTCGACTTCCTCGGCCTGAAGACGCTGACCGTGCTGGAGACGGCGGTGAAGCTGATCCGCCGGCGCGGCATCGACATCGACCTGGCGACGATCCCGCTCGACGATCCCGAGACCTACGCCATGCTGTCGCGCGGCGAGGTGGTCGGCGTGTTCCAGGTGGAAAGTGCCGGCATGCGCAAGGCGCTGATCGGCATGCGGCCCGACTGCATCGAGGACATCATCGCGCTCGTCGCTCTCTACCGCCCGGGCCCGATGGAGAACATCCCGACCTACAACGCCAGAAAGCATGGCGAGGAGGAGATGGCCTCGATCCATCCGAAGATCGACCATCTGGTGAAGGAGACGCAAGGCGTCATCGTCTACCAGGAACAGGTCATGCAGATCGCGCAGGAGCTGTCCGGCTATTCGCTCGGCGAAGCCGATCTTCTGCGCCGCGCCATGGGCAAGAAGATCCGCGCCGAGATGGACAAGCAGCGCGAGCGTTTCGTCTCGGGCGCTGTCGAGCGAGGCGTCAGCAAGCCGCAAGCCGACTTCATTTTCGACCTGCTGGCCAAATTCGCCGACTATGGTTTCAACAAGTCGCACGCCGCCGCTTACGCCGTCGTCTCGTATCAGACGGCCTATCTCAAGGCGCATTATCCGGTCGAGTTCCTGGCGGCGTCGATGACGCTCGACATGGGCAATACCGACAAGCTCGCCGACTTCCGCCAGGATGCGTTGCGCCTCGGCATCGAGGTGCTGGCGCCGTCTGTTATGACCAGCTTCCGGCCCTTCGAGGTCGGCGAGAACCGGATCTATTATTCGATGGCGGCGCTCAAGGGCGTCGGCGATGCGGCGGTCGAGCACATCGTTGCCGTGCGTGGCGAGAAGCCGTTCAAGAATCTCGCCGATTTCTGCGAGAGGGTCGACCCCAAGATCGTCGGCAAGCGCGTCTTCGAAAGCCTGATCATGGCTGGCGCGCTCGATTGTTTCGGCCACGACCGCGCCCAGTTGCTGGCTGGCGTCGAACGGATGATGGGGCTGGCGTCACTTGCCCAGCAGAATGCCGTTTCCGGCCAGGCCGACATTTTCGGCGCTTCGCTCGGCGCACAGTCGCAGGCGCTGAACCTGCCGGTGACGGATCCATGGCTCGCCGCCGACCGGCTGCACCGCGAATTCCAGGTCGTCGGCTTCTATCTCTCGGCCCATCCGCTCGACGAATACAAGGCGGCTTTGCAGAAGATGCGGGTGCAGAACTGGGCGGAGTTCTCGGCCGCGGTCAAGCGCGGCGCTTCCGCCGGCCGTCTGGCCGGCACGGTGACCAGCAAACAGGAGCGCAAGACGCGCACCGGCAACAAGATGGGCGTGGTGGCCTTTTCCGACACCTCCGGCCAGTACGAGGCCGTGCTGTTTTCCGAGGCATTGGCGCAGTACCGTGACCTTTTGGAAGCCGGCCGATCCGTCGTCATCACCGTTGCGGCCGAGGACAGGCCCGAGGGCGTTAATTTGCGGATCAATTCCGTGCAATCGCTGGAGGAGGAGGCAAGCCGCATCCAAAAGGCGCTGCGCATTTTCGTCAGGAACGATGGGCCCGCCTCGATAATCCAGTCCCAGCTCACCCAGCGCGGCGAAAGCCAGGTGAGCATCATCGTGATCAAGGAAGAGGCGCAGGGCGAGGTCGAGATCGCCTTGCAGGGCGGCTACCGGGTCTCGCCACAAATCGCCTCGGCGATGCGCGCCGTGCCCGGCGTGGTCGAAGTGGAACTGGTGTGA
- a CDS encoding ion channel: MKAADKQASQDRSAMARLRDTLRRLYHGRTPAAFRFQVAAIVIDLAIIGFFIATPVIQQSASFLWLDYAVAALVGADLVARLLASNDMLRLMKQPTSWVDVFILLTLLMPTALANLGFLRILRLWSLSRSGSIWRHFEMRGLRPWREASHAVINLLTFLFVITGFVYTFFFRNGAGLENYIDALYFTVATVTTTGFGDIVLPGMAGKLTAIVTMIIGISLFVRLAQAIFRPAKVFFPCPQCGLQRHEPDAVHCKACGHVLNIPDAGD, encoded by the coding sequence ATGAAGGCCGCGGACAAGCAAGCATCACAGGATCGTTCCGCGATGGCGCGGCTGCGCGACACGCTGCGCAGGCTCTATCATGGGCGCACGCCGGCCGCCTTCCGGTTTCAGGTTGCGGCAATCGTCATCGATCTGGCCATCATCGGCTTCTTCATCGCCACACCCGTCATCCAGCAATCGGCCTCGTTCCTGTGGCTGGATTATGCGGTGGCGGCGCTCGTCGGCGCCGATCTGGTCGCCAGGCTGCTGGCCTCCAACGACATGCTGCGGCTGATGAAGCAGCCGACCTCCTGGGTGGATGTCTTCATCCTGTTGACGCTGCTGATGCCGACGGCGCTCGCCAATCTCGGTTTTCTGCGCATCCTGCGGCTGTGGTCGCTGTCGCGCAGCGGTTCGATCTGGCGGCATTTCGAGATGCGCGGTCTGAGGCCGTGGCGCGAGGCAAGCCACGCGGTCATCAACCTGTTGACGTTTCTGTTCGTCATCACCGGCTTCGTCTACACCTTCTTCTTCCGCAACGGCGCCGGTCTGGAAAACTACATCGACGCGCTTTATTTCACCGTCGCGACGGTGACGACAACCGGCTTCGGCGACATCGTGCTGCCGGGCATGGCCGGCAAGCTGACGGCGATCGTCACCATGATCATCGGCATATCGCTGTTCGTCAGGCTGGCGCAGGCGATCTTCCGGCCGGCCAAGGTTTTCTTCCCCTGTCCGCAATGCGGGCTGCAGCGGCACGAGCCGGACGCGGTGCACTGCAAGGCCTGCGGGCATGTTCTCAACATACCGGACGCAGGCGACTGA
- a CDS encoding DMT family transporter yields the protein MAPTPSIPKAAFWMALSITSFLAMSVAGRATTAELNVFQVLELRSVIGFFILLPLVLTSGGFAAMRTQRPLAHIVRNVVHYSGQAAWLYALTLIPLAVLISIEFTTPIWTAILAVTFLGERLSRPKLAAVVLGLIGVVVIVRPGVGSADPGHLVVLGAAVCFGISVVMVKSLTRTDSVVRIIFWMLIIQSVVGLVPALYTWRNPPLELWPWIVLIAFSGMSSHFCMARALVYADATVISPMDFLRVPLSALIGWLLYHEQIDAFTAGGALLILTGNLLNLQRKPVKPAEVAAS from the coding sequence ATGGCACCCACCCCCTCGATCCCCAAGGCCGCGTTCTGGATGGCGCTGTCGATTACCTCTTTCCTGGCGATGTCGGTCGCCGGCCGCGCCACCACAGCCGAACTCAACGTCTTCCAGGTGCTGGAACTGCGCTCGGTGATCGGCTTTTTCATCCTCTTGCCGCTGGTGCTGACGAGCGGCGGCTTCGCGGCGATGCGCACGCAGCGTCCCCTTGCCCATATTGTCCGCAATGTCGTCCACTATAGCGGCCAGGCGGCATGGCTCTACGCCTTGACGCTTATCCCGCTGGCGGTGCTGATCTCGATCGAATTCACCACGCCGATCTGGACGGCGATCCTGGCGGTGACGTTTCTCGGCGAAAGGCTCTCCCGGCCAAAACTCGCGGCGGTCGTGCTCGGGCTGATCGGCGTGGTGGTCATCGTTCGCCCCGGTGTCGGCTCGGCCGATCCAGGACATCTCGTCGTGCTCGGTGCCGCGGTCTGCTTCGGTATCTCTGTGGTCATGGTCAAGTCGCTGACGCGCACCGACAGCGTCGTGCGCATCATCTTCTGGATGCTGATCATCCAGTCGGTGGTCGGCCTCGTTCCGGCGCTCTATACGTGGCGCAATCCGCCGCTGGAGCTGTGGCCATGGATCGTTCTGATTGCCTTCTCCGGCATGTCGTCACATTTCTGTATGGCCCGCGCGCTTGTCTATGCCGACGCCACCGTCATTTCGCCGATGGATTTCCTGCGCGTACCGCTGTCGGCGCTGATCGGCTGGCTGCTTTACCACGAGCAGATCGACGCCTTCACCGCCGGCGGCGCGCTGCTGATCCTGACGGGCAATCTGCTCAACCTGCAGCGCAAGCCGGTAAAGCCGGCTGAAGTGGCGGCATCGTAG